A stretch of Paenibacillus mucilaginosus 3016 DNA encodes these proteins:
- a CDS encoding cellulase family glycosylhydrolase, which translates to MSKFTFKSCKLFMIALIIMFTTVFASLGSTVSAATMTWDFTPYNAAQITSAMGAGWNLGNALDANINGVPSETAWGNPVITKALIQKVKAAGFKSIRIPVTYMKKIGSAPNYAIDAAYLARVKEVVDYAYSEGLFVILNIHHDGAHSTTPNTPSDNWLLPNASDQITIRDKFKKVWQQIAQTFIDYNEHLIFESMNEVFDGVTYGGVQPDLTIYSNINTLNQIFVDTVRLTGGNNAARWLLIPGWNTNIDYTAGNNGYTGFVLPTDYNRSSTVPSSEKRIMISVHYYDPYTFCLVENGGATQWGATADPAKKDSGGQEAHLESQFKSMYDKFVKQGYAVVVGEYGAIDKSAYDSSNNTYRAIWTKAVVSTAKKYSLVPVWWDNGSNFSLINRHNLSITQQGIIDAIMSGIGNYYRIVNRHSGKVLDVNGYSTADGAAVNQYTYTGGYNQQWELLHVGLNSYELINRNSGKVLEIGGWSSSDGAAAQQWAHSGLGSYNQHWQMIDVGGGYYEFKNAASGKYLEVFGWSTNDSATVGQWSLGNQYNFNQQWQLVPIN; encoded by the coding sequence ATGTCCAAATTTACGTTCAAGTCCTGCAAGTTATTCATGATCGCATTGATTATTATGTTTACAACCGTTTTTGCAAGCCTGGGATCCACAGTATCGGCGGCTACTATGACATGGGATTTCACGCCATATAACGCCGCTCAAATTACTTCAGCTATGGGTGCTGGATGGAATCTAGGAAACGCATTAGATGCTAATATTAATGGTGTTCCTAGCGAAACAGCATGGGGTAATCCAGTTATCACAAAAGCGTTAATTCAAAAGGTAAAAGCAGCAGGGTTTAAATCCATTCGGATCCCGGTTACGTATATGAAAAAAATCGGATCTGCTCCGAATTACGCCATTGATGCTGCGTATCTGGCCAGAGTGAAAGAAGTTGTCGATTATGCTTACAGCGAGGGCCTGTTTGTCATTCTCAATATTCACCATGATGGCGCTCACTCTACTACCCCCAATACCCCGTCAGATAATTGGTTGTTGCCGAATGCAAGCGATCAAATTACGATTCGAGACAAATTTAAAAAGGTTTGGCAGCAAATTGCCCAGACATTCATCGATTATAACGAGCATTTGATCTTCGAATCGATGAACGAAGTATTCGATGGGGTGACATATGGCGGGGTACAGCCTGACCTCACGATATATTCAAACATTAATACATTGAATCAAATCTTTGTGGACACCGTGAGACTGACCGGCGGAAACAATGCGGCAAGATGGCTGTTGATTCCAGGATGGAATACGAACATTGATTACACGGCAGGCAACAATGGTTATACTGGCTTTGTACTTCCGACAGACTATAACAGATCAAGTACAGTTCCTAGCTCCGAAAAGAGAATCATGATTTCTGTCCATTATTACGATCCTTACACCTTCTGCCTAGTAGAAAACGGAGGGGCTACCCAATGGGGAGCAACAGCCGACCCTGCCAAAAAAGACTCCGGGGGACAGGAAGCCCACTTGGAGTCACAATTCAAATCCATGTACGATAAGTTCGTTAAACAAGGTTATGCTGTAGTCGTGGGAGAATACGGTGCAATCGATAAGTCGGCTTATGACTCGTCCAACAATACTTATCGTGCCATTTGGACAAAAGCAGTTGTCTCAACAGCGAAGAAGTATAGCTTAGTTCCTGTATGGTGGGACAATGGATCCAATTTTAGTTTGATTAACAGACATAACCTCTCCATAACACAGCAAGGAATCATCGATGCCATCATGAGCGGAATAGGTAATTATTATAGGATCGTCAACCGCCATAGCGGCAAGGTTCTGGATGTAAATGGCTACTCAACTGCCGATGGCGCTGCTGTAAATCAGTATACGTATACTGGCGGCTACAATCAGCAATGGGAATTGCTTCATGTCGGACTTAACAGTTATGAACTCATAAATCGTAATAGCGGCAAGGTTCTGGAAATCGGGGGGTGGTCTTCTTCTGACGGAGCTGCAGCTCAACAATGGGCACATTCTGGTCTTGGCAGCTATAATCAACATTGGCAGATGATTGATGTAGGCGGTGGTTATTACGAATTTAAAAATGCTGCAAGCGGCAAGTATCTGGAAGTATTCGGTTGGTCTACTAATGATAGTGCAACAGTTGGTCAATGGTCATTAGGCAATCAGTATAACTTTAATCAGCAATGGCAGTTGGTTCCGATTAATTAA
- a CDS encoding glycoside hydrolase family 3 protein: MIAQLTLDEKIELMPQYQIAIERLGIQAYKHGTEAAHGMAWLGEATSYPQPIGLACTWDSELLKRIGSAIGDEARGFYKQNPNFNGLTLWAPTVDLERDPRWGRTEEAYGEDPVLAGKLAAALTQGIQGDHPFYLKAVATLKHFIGNNNEAGRGDTSVSLDPRNLREYYLKVFEITFKEGGAQSMMTAYNAVNGVPANLSELVIDIVKGEWGMNGFVVSDAFDVTGTMRDHHYVETLKEAVARSIREGGIDSITDDAAVVTEAIHEALKDGLLTENDLDTALRNMFRVRFRLGEFDPPERNPYAAIDESAILHPEHAKLAREASQKAVVLLKNDGKTLPLQADKLSKVAVIGPLADVVYQDWYSGSLPYAVTPLQGIRERLAAEGKDAVTSYAAGTDRMRIKAISSGRYVRLGEDSKSPLAARAERPEEGDIFEISDWGWGSHTLIALRNSLFVTTDDKNLQASAHRIWEWFTKEVFQILPVDQDSSLVTFSTWNGTPVTVDDETGILLVGDGQEVEMSNDINVGGAAEVGSSVVGTQADTFEIECVSSGLDAAVASARGADAAIVFVGNHPLINGKETMDRPDITLAESQEKLALAVIEKNPNTIIVVVGSYPFALNALQEKAKAIIYTSHAGQELGRAVADVLFGNVNPAGRVNMTWYKSVDQLPPFMDYDIIRGCRTYQYFEGEPLYPFGHGLSYSDFRYEALQLLPNRAEAGTDTAVQVSCRVTNISDCEGEEVVQLYVRADASRVKRPRLQLADFKRIALAAGESAEVTFQLQLESLAIWDVTRDRFCLESGTYTVMLGASSVDLRLDGSLTVSGETIPPRDLTIVTRAANYDAYQGIHLGECIEGGSAAAVYGNRGWLAFHDAELGAGIFAVELRAAATEDAEVEFRLDGLDGPIAGKCKIPAGGERDWRSLTCGLTGVSGKRDVYVILDGPVSLSWFRMLADKA, from the coding sequence TTGATTGCCCAACTGACACTGGATGAGAAAATTGAGCTTATGCCGCAGTACCAGATAGCAATAGAGCGTCTAGGCATACAGGCGTACAAGCATGGCACGGAGGCGGCACACGGCATGGCTTGGCTCGGGGAAGCGACCAGTTATCCTCAACCGATCGGTCTCGCTTGTACATGGGATAGCGAGTTACTAAAGAGAATCGGCAGCGCAATTGGGGACGAAGCTCGCGGCTTTTACAAGCAGAATCCGAATTTTAACGGCTTGACGCTGTGGGCGCCAACGGTTGACTTGGAGCGGGACCCTCGGTGGGGTCGGACGGAAGAAGCGTATGGCGAGGATCCGGTTCTGGCCGGCAAACTAGCCGCTGCACTCACGCAAGGCATTCAGGGGGACCATCCTTTTTACTTGAAAGCCGTTGCAACGCTGAAGCATTTTATTGGTAACAATAATGAGGCAGGAAGAGGCGATACATCTGTCAGCCTCGATCCACGCAACCTGCGCGAATATTACCTGAAGGTATTCGAGATCACGTTCAAAGAAGGCGGAGCCCAGTCGATGATGACGGCATACAATGCGGTCAACGGCGTGCCGGCCAATCTCAGCGAGCTCGTGATAGACATCGTTAAGGGCGAATGGGGAATGAACGGCTTTGTCGTGAGTGATGCTTTCGACGTAACGGGCACGATGCGGGATCATCACTACGTAGAGACGCTGAAGGAAGCGGTGGCCCGGTCGATTCGGGAAGGCGGAATCGACAGTATTACGGACGATGCAGCCGTAGTGACGGAGGCGATCCATGAAGCATTAAAGGACGGGCTATTGACAGAAAATGATCTGGATACCGCTCTGCGTAACATGTTTCGCGTTCGTTTTCGGCTTGGGGAGTTCGACCCGCCGGAACGGAATCCATATGCCGCGATCGACGAGTCGGCAATTCTCCATCCAGAGCACGCCAAGCTCGCGAGGGAGGCTTCGCAAAAAGCTGTCGTGCTGCTCAAGAACGACGGGAAGACGCTGCCGTTGCAGGCAGACAAACTGAGCAAGGTTGCCGTCATCGGCCCGCTTGCCGATGTTGTTTATCAAGACTGGTATAGCGGTTCATTGCCATATGCGGTTACCCCGCTGCAGGGAATTCGCGAGAGGCTGGCAGCGGAGGGGAAAGACGCCGTAACGTCATACGCCGCCGGCACCGATCGCATGCGCATTAAGGCTATATCTAGCGGACGGTATGTCCGGCTCGGCGAAGATTCAAAGTCGCCTCTCGCTGCTCGTGCGGAGAGGCCCGAAGAAGGCGACATTTTCGAAATATCGGACTGGGGCTGGGGTAGCCATACATTAATTGCACTGCGCAATAGCCTCTTCGTGACAACGGACGACAAGAATTTGCAAGCGTCGGCTCATCGGATTTGGGAATGGTTTACGAAGGAAGTGTTCCAGATACTACCTGTAGACCAGGACAGTTCGCTAGTTACCTTCTCGACCTGGAACGGAACACCTGTAACGGTTGATGATGAGACAGGTATACTGCTCGTAGGTGATGGCCAAGAGGTTGAGATGTCGAACGATATTAACGTCGGAGGAGCAGCGGAGGTGGGCAGTTCGGTTGTGGGAACGCAAGCCGACACATTCGAGATTGAATGCGTGTCGAGCGGTTTGGACGCGGCCGTCGCATCGGCTCGCGGAGCCGACGCGGCAATCGTGTTTGTCGGGAATCATCCACTGATCAACGGCAAGGAGACGATGGATCGGCCCGACATCACGCTGGCGGAATCACAGGAAAAGCTGGCGCTTGCTGTAATAGAGAAAAACCCGAACACGATTATAGTGGTCGTCGGCAGCTACCCGTTCGCCTTGAACGCTTTACAGGAGAAGGCGAAAGCGATTATCTACACGTCTCATGCAGGTCAGGAACTCGGCCGTGCTGTTGCGGACGTTCTGTTTGGCAATGTCAATCCCGCAGGCCGAGTGAACATGACGTGGTACAAGTCCGTCGATCAGCTTCCGCCATTCATGGACTATGACATCATCCGTGGCTGCCGAACGTATCAATATTTTGAAGGCGAACCGCTATATCCGTTCGGACACGGCCTATCGTACAGCGACTTCCGTTACGAAGCCTTGCAGTTGTTGCCGAACCGCGCTGAGGCCGGGACAGACACGGCAGTCCAGGTTTCCTGCCGTGTGACGAACATAAGCGACTGTGAGGGTGAAGAGGTCGTACAGCTTTATGTTCGCGCAGACGCATCCCGGGTCAAGCGCCCGCGCCTTCAGCTGGCGGACTTCAAACGTATCGCTCTGGCTGCGGGAGAGTCTGCGGAGGTGACGTTCCAACTACAGCTCGAATCGCTCGCCATCTGGGACGTAACGCGCGACCGATTCTGCTTAGAAAGCGGAACGTACACGGTCATGCTCGGCGCTTCCTCCGTCGATTTGCGGCTCGATGGCAGCCTTACAGTCTCAGGCGAGACGATTCCGCCGCGTGACCTTACGATTGTGACTCGGGCCGCAAATTACGATGCGTACCAAGGCATCCATCTCGGTGAATGCATCGAAGGCGGGAGCGCCGCAGCCGTATACGGCAATAGAGGCTGGCTTGCATTCCATGACGCAGAACTCGGTGCAGGCATCTTCGCGGTCGAGCTGCGGGCCGCCGCTACTGAGGATGCTGAGGTTGAATTTCGATTGGATGGACTGGATGGTCCGATTGCAGGTAAGTGCAAGATTCCAGCTGGCGGGGAACGTGACTGGCGGAGCCTCACTTGCGGGCTGACAGGCGTCTCCGGCAAGCGCGACGTGTACGTAATCTTGGATGGTCCCGTCTCTCTCTCTTGGTTCCGGATGTTGGCCGACAAAGCATAA
- a CDS encoding ABC transporter substrate-binding protein: protein MKRKMHMALSLMLALVFVFVTACRNSNQEGGNNTATPETTNATNERAAEPITIRLATGNNPNWDDMQSDVGKFIKEKTGITLKPEFPVGGTDTDMFALMVANDEYPDLVMPSGSAGKLVDAGALIDLRPLIEEHGPNLKKVYGEYFNRLRWSADDDAIYILPSLAAVGHKYFDAGGGFQLQHQVLEAAGYPKIKTVKDYEAAIKAYMEKHPKTADGQPTIGLSLNGGEWQILISVTNPAFYATGAPDDGEMFINQDTYKAMMHYQRPEEREYFRWLNHMNDIGLLDPESFIQKYDQYKAKIASGRVLGLIDQQWDYGQAENALKAEGKFASTYARFPVTLNETYQDHSFQGTGYLAGWGTGITKDANDPVRLIKFLDYLASDEGQVLINWGIEGKHYNVVDGKRVIPADVQEQKSNDNNAFTKTTGIGNYNLSARYGDGVKDPSGNYYTTTFPEQIQKAYSDEDKKTLAAYGATTYKDLWPSEDAFPERKYGAAWTLQFDTGSQANVIFQKTQDIMKKRIPEAIMAKPEDFDKIYDQFLKDLEDAGVAKLNEEFTKMVKARVELWSK from the coding sequence ATGAAAAGAAAGATGCACATGGCTCTTAGCTTGATGTTGGCACTCGTATTCGTTTTCGTCACGGCATGCCGCAATTCGAATCAAGAAGGCGGTAATAACACGGCGACGCCAGAAACAACAAATGCAACAAATGAGCGGGCAGCTGAGCCAATTACGATTCGCTTGGCAACCGGTAACAACCCGAACTGGGATGACATGCAATCCGATGTCGGCAAATTTATTAAAGAAAAAACAGGCATTACACTTAAACCAGAATTCCCCGTCGGTGGTACCGACACGGACATGTTTGCGCTTATGGTAGCAAACGATGAGTATCCGGATCTGGTTATGCCATCTGGCAGCGCAGGCAAATTGGTTGATGCAGGCGCTTTGATCGACCTTCGTCCATTGATCGAAGAGCATGGTCCTAACCTTAAAAAAGTTTACGGCGAATACTTTAACCGTCTTCGTTGGAGCGCGGATGATGACGCGATTTATATCCTTCCATCACTAGCCGCCGTAGGTCATAAGTACTTTGATGCGGGTGGCGGATTCCAATTGCAGCACCAAGTGCTTGAAGCAGCCGGCTACCCGAAAATCAAAACCGTTAAGGATTACGAAGCCGCAATTAAAGCCTACATGGAGAAACACCCGAAAACGGCAGACGGCCAACCGACAATCGGGTTGTCTCTTAACGGCGGGGAATGGCAAATTCTGATTTCCGTAACAAACCCTGCATTCTACGCAACCGGAGCACCGGACGACGGTGAGATGTTCATTAATCAAGATACGTATAAAGCTATGATGCACTACCAACGCCCTGAAGAAAGAGAATACTTCCGTTGGCTGAACCATATGAACGATATCGGTTTGCTAGACCCGGAGAGCTTCATTCAAAAATACGATCAATACAAAGCAAAAATCGCTTCCGGCCGCGTTCTGGGTCTTATCGACCAGCAATGGGATTACGGCCAAGCTGAGAACGCTTTGAAAGCGGAAGGCAAATTTGCTTCGACATACGCTCGTTTCCCTGTCACATTGAACGAAACGTACCAGGATCATTCCTTCCAAGGTACGGGTTACCTTGCTGGCTGGGGCACTGGTATTACGAAAGATGCTAATGATCCGGTTCGTTTGATCAAATTCCTGGACTACCTTGCTTCCGATGAAGGCCAAGTGCTCATAAACTGGGGTATTGAAGGCAAGCATTACAATGTGGTTGACGGCAAACGCGTCATCCCTGCCGATGTGCAAGAGCAAAAATCAAACGATAACAATGCCTTTACGAAAACAACGGGTATCGGCAACTACAACCTATCCGCCCGTTACGGCGACGGCGTGAAGGATCCGTCCGGAAACTACTACACGACGACATTCCCCGAGCAGATCCAAAAAGCTTACTCGGATGAAGACAAAAAGACGCTGGCGGCTTACGGCGCAACGACTTACAAGGATCTGTGGCCTTCTGAAGACGCGTTCCCCGAACGCAAATACGGCGCGGCATGGACGCTTCAGTTCGACACGGGCTCCCAGGCGAACGTTATTTTCCAGAAAACGCAAGATATTATGAAGAAACGCATACCGGAAGCGATTATGGCGAAGCCGGAAGATTTCGATAAGATCTATGATCAATTCCTGAAGGACCTGGAAGACGCAGGAGTTGCCAAGCTGAATGAAGAGTTTACCAAGATGGTGAAAGCCCGCGTTGAGCTTTGGTCGAAATAA
- a CDS encoding carbohydrate ABC transporter permease — MQGVVQKNIGDKIFDLFIYVFMTVVAIVTLYPFLNVLAISFNDSVDTVRGGLTIYPREFTLKNYETIFGFEGLVTGFKNSVIRTVVGTAIGVVAASMMAYTLSRPDFQARRWMSVMFALTMYFSGGLIPGFLLMKHLGLIGTFSVYIIPALLSVWNVFVIRSYIDGLPYALQESAKIDGASDWTIFWRIIFPLCQPVLATVALFIAVGHWNSWFDTYLFNNRSPENTTLQFELMKVLLSTQTGSDYRDPNAQQAMAAVSPESIKMAITIVVTVPILLVYPFLQKYFVKGMTLGAVKS; from the coding sequence ATGCAAGGCGTTGTTCAAAAAAATATTGGCGATAAAATATTTGACCTATTCATCTATGTATTCATGACGGTGGTAGCCATTGTAACCTTATATCCATTTTTAAACGTACTCGCGATTTCATTTAACGATTCGGTGGATACCGTACGAGGCGGTCTGACGATTTACCCGCGAGAATTTACCTTGAAAAACTATGAAACGATTTTCGGTTTTGAGGGCTTGGTTACCGGCTTTAAAAACTCCGTCATCCGTACGGTTGTCGGTACGGCAATCGGGGTTGTGGCAGCTTCCATGATGGCTTACACGTTAAGCCGTCCTGATTTTCAGGCCAGAAGATGGATGTCGGTTATGTTCGCGCTCACGATGTATTTCTCAGGCGGACTCATTCCGGGCTTCCTTTTGATGAAACACTTAGGCTTGATCGGTACCTTTTCCGTTTACATCATTCCTGCACTGCTCAGCGTGTGGAACGTGTTCGTTATCCGCTCGTATATCGACGGACTTCCGTATGCGCTTCAAGAATCGGCGAAAATTGACGGCGCGAGTGATTGGACGATATTTTGGAGAATTATTTTTCCGCTTTGTCAACCCGTATTGGCGACAGTCGCATTGTTCATTGCGGTCGGACACTGGAATTCCTGGTTTGATACGTACTTGTTCAATAACAGGAGTCCGGAAAATACGACGTTGCAGTTCGAGCTGATGAAGGTGCTGTTATCTACGCAGACGGGCAGCGATTACCGCGACCCGAACGCACAGCAAGCGATGGCGGCGGTTTCGCCCGAATCCATTAAGATGGCGATTACGATCGTCGTTACCGTACCCATCTTGCTCGTATATCCATTCCTTCAAAAGTATTTTGTCAAAGGAATGACACTTGGCGCAGTAAAAAGCTAA
- a CDS encoding ABC transporter permease, translating to MKSLTAATPEAGSTLKRNRFWIKAFQQRYLYMMSLPFVVWIFVFSYVPIWGWLTAFQNYKPKDSILDQEWVGFDNFIELFQDERFYLVLRNTLAMSTMGLLVGFTVPVIFALLLNEMKGQFFKRSVQTISYLPHFVSWVVVAGLVYKMLSTDGGAVNQLLMWLNIIDQPIQFMAKGNLFWGIVTASDLWKEVGWNSIIFLAAMAGIDPELYEASTVDGAGRFRKMWHITLPGIRTTFMVLFILSIGHLISIGFEKQFLLGNPLVSDYSEVSDLYALKYGIQMSRYSYGTAIGIVNSIVSILLVFIANGIYKRVTKETVI from the coding sequence ATGAAATCGCTAACAGCAGCTACCCCGGAAGCAGGATCGACGCTCAAAAGGAACCGGTTCTGGATCAAAGCATTCCAGCAGCGTTACTTGTACATGATGTCACTCCCATTCGTAGTTTGGATTTTTGTTTTCAGTTATGTACCTATATGGGGCTGGCTGACCGCATTTCAAAATTACAAGCCGAAAGATTCCATTCTCGATCAGGAATGGGTCGGGTTTGATAATTTCATTGAATTATTCCAAGATGAACGATTTTATCTTGTTTTGCGAAATACGCTGGCCATGAGTACGATGGGACTCCTTGTAGGCTTCACGGTTCCGGTTATATTCGCCTTATTGTTAAATGAGATGAAAGGTCAGTTTTTCAAACGGTCGGTTCAAACGATTTCGTATTTGCCTCACTTTGTTTCATGGGTTGTCGTAGCCGGACTCGTCTATAAGATGCTTTCGACAGACGGCGGAGCGGTGAACCAATTGCTCATGTGGCTTAACATTATCGACCAGCCTATTCAGTTTATGGCTAAAGGCAATTTGTTCTGGGGAATTGTAACCGCTTCAGATTTATGGAAGGAAGTGGGCTGGAACTCGATTATTTTCCTGGCCGCGATGGCAGGCATCGATCCCGAGCTTTACGAAGCGTCAACGGTTGACGGCGCAGGCAGATTCCGCAAGATGTGGCATATTACGCTGCCTGGCATTCGTACCACCTTCATGGTCCTTTTCATCTTGTCGATTGGACACTTAATCAGTATTGGATTCGAGAAGCAATTCTTGCTTGGCAACCCTCTGGTATCTGATTATTCCGAGGTATCCGATCTGTATGCGCTCAAGTACGGAATTCAAATGAGCCGATATTCGTACGGTACGGCAATCGGTATCGTTAATTCCATAGTCAGCATCCTGCTCGTGTTTATCGCGAACGGAATATACAAGAGAGTTACCAAAGAAACCGTCATATAG
- a CDS encoding ABC transporter substrate-binding protein: MKASKTKAASLFMIGTLLVAAGCSDRLDFDRSNSFDVPSKKDLTPVTITFASGDNNPLWDDMQSEVGKLITEKTGISIKAQFPGNDTDTDMFARMVASNEYPDMVSAKVSVGKLKDAGALIDLTPLIDAHAPNIKKLYGEYMKRLRWSNDDHGIYVLPTAPVNQTYFKAGSGFELQHAVLKELGYPQIKTVKDFEHALKTYYNKHKTTADGQPIIPLSLNGGEWQFLISVTNPAVAATGASDDGEFYIDQDTYEAKLHYLRPEEKEYFRWLNHMHDIGLLDPESFVQKVGQYRAKIASGRVLGLIDADWDFAGEVAALKKEGKIDQTYAHFPVTLNESFKRHDFQSTGYLAGIGISITKSAKDPVRIIQFLDYLASDEGQVLVNWGIEGKHYKVENGTRVIPEDISKMKFNDNWNFRKTTGVDMYRFGPSYGDGVKDPTGNYYTPVFPEQIQKEYTQEDRETLAAYKVKSYKDLWPSEKEFTVKPWGSAWTINMETGSEANIIFQQCEAIVKKRITQAILSKPEQFDAIWDDFMKELEKAGVEKLNEAYTKLVKDRVKLWNE, translated from the coding sequence ATGAAAGCCAGCAAAACAAAAGCGGCAAGCTTGTTCATGATCGGAACCCTTCTTGTAGCCGCCGGCTGCAGCGACAGATTGGATTTCGATCGCTCCAACAGCTTTGACGTACCGTCGAAGAAAGATCTCACGCCAGTGACGATCACTTTCGCATCGGGCGACAACAACCCGCTGTGGGATGACATGCAAAGCGAGGTCGGCAAGCTCATTACAGAAAAAACCGGCATTTCGATCAAAGCGCAATTCCCGGGCAATGACACGGATACGGATATGTTCGCGCGGATGGTGGCAAGCAACGAATATCCGGACATGGTTTCGGCCAAAGTCAGCGTGGGCAAGCTGAAGGACGCTGGCGCATTGATCGATTTGACGCCGCTCATTGATGCGCACGCGCCGAACATCAAGAAGCTCTATGGCGAATACATGAAACGGTTGCGCTGGAGCAATGACGACCATGGCATTTATGTCCTGCCGACAGCACCGGTCAACCAAACCTACTTCAAGGCAGGAAGCGGCTTCGAGCTGCAGCACGCCGTGCTGAAGGAGCTTGGCTATCCGCAGATCAAGACGGTGAAGGATTTCGAGCATGCGCTCAAAACCTATTATAACAAACACAAGACCACGGCCGACGGTCAACCGATCATTCCTTTGTCCCTGAACGGAGGGGAATGGCAATTTTTGATCAGCGTCACCAACCCGGCTGTCGCAGCGACTGGCGCGTCGGATGATGGTGAATTTTATATCGATCAGGATACGTATGAGGCAAAATTGCATTACCTGCGCCCGGAAGAGAAGGAATACTTCCGATGGCTGAATCATATGCACGACATCGGCTTGCTGGACCCCGAGAGCTTCGTTCAGAAGGTTGGCCAGTACAGGGCGAAGATTGCAAGCGGCCGCGTTCTGGGACTCATCGATGCGGATTGGGACTTCGCCGGTGAAGTAGCGGCATTGAAGAAGGAAGGCAAGATTGATCAAACCTACGCCCACTTCCCGGTTACCCTTAATGAATCCTTCAAGCGACATGACTTCCAGAGCACCGGCTACTTGGCGGGGATCGGCATCTCGATCACGAAGAGTGCCAAAGACCCGGTTCGCATCATCCAATTTCTAGATTATCTGGCGTCCGACGAAGGGCAAGTACTAGTCAACTGGGGAATCGAAGGCAAGCATTACAAGGTGGAAAACGGGACACGCGTCATTCCGGAAGACATTTCGAAGATGAAATTTAATGACAACTGGAACTTTAGGAAAACGACCGGCGTAGATATGTATCGATTCGGACCGAGCTACGGAGATGGCGTGAAGGACCCAACGGGCAATTATTACACGCCTGTCTTCCCGGAACAAATCCAGAAGGAATACACGCAAGAAGACAGGGAGACATTGGCTGCGTACAAGGTCAAAAGTTACAAGGATCTGTGGCCGTCCGAGAAAGAATTCACGGTCAAACCGTGGGGATCGGCATGGACCATCAACATGGAGACCGGCTCTGAAGCGAATATCATCTTTCAACAGTGCGAAGCCATTGTGAAGAAGCGCATCACCCAAGCCATTCTGTCAAAGCCGGAACAATTCGACGCCATATGGGATGACTTCATGAAGGAGCTGGAGAAAGCAGGCGTCGAGAAGCTAAACGAAGCGTATACTAAGCTGGTGAAGGACCGCGTGAAACTTTGGAATGAATAA